One Pecten maximus chromosome 16, xPecMax1.1, whole genome shotgun sequence DNA window includes the following coding sequences:
- the LOC117314549 gene encoding alpha-(1,3)-fucosyltransferase C-like: MNHLSEYKVQGTTLLTVCIVMMYLLATMSPVGWSRYHKNLYQPSFLVKSSPEMVHVLYYNQPEWVSGKEFNGCQYPCKMIPRSTNFSSAKFVIFHGPRLNSRKPPKKSSGQVWIMHGMESPPHYWNDLSQWNHLFNWTFTYRRDSDVLSPYSGFQHTPRDITPSVEWKTKDRSSAWMVSHCRTPGKREQYVKGLRKSADVHVYGNCGTYRCSRAKESGCMEIIRKHYRYYLAFENSLCVDYVTEKGFKTYTFSPSTISVMRGGSNYSLFFPPSSYIDTKDFESAFTLGKTISMNASVMENTKIEQFFSWTKSHSITPNTMDHKKWCDLCERIHHAESHKRLYSNIKNWLNDNLRPGCKSPSDLR, from the exons ATGAA CCACTTGTCCGAATATAAAGTCCAAGGTACAACTTTACTTACAGTTTGTATCGTGATGATGTATTTACTCGCAACAATGAGTCCTGTCGGATGGTCCCGATACCATAAGAACCTCTATCAACCGTCCTTTCTGGTGAAGTCAAGTCCTGAAATGGTACATGTTCTATACTATAACCAGCCTGAATGGGTGAGTGGGAAGGAGTTCAACGGTTGTCAATACCCATGTAAAATGATCCCGCGATCAACAAATTTTTCCTCTGCAAAGTTTGTTATTTTCCACGGACCACGACTAAATTCTAGAAAACCACCAAAGAAGTCATCTGGTCAGGTTTGGATTATGCATGGTATGGAGTCCCCGCCTCACTATTGGAACGACTTGTCACAATGGAATCATTTGTTTAATTGGACATTTACGTATAGAAGAGATTCCGATGTTTTATCACCTTATTCAGGATTTCAACATACTCCACGAGATATAACACCATCTGTCGAGTGGAAAACAAAAGACAGATCATCAGCCTGGATGGTTTCTCACTGTAGAACCCCAGGAAAACGAGAACAATACGTAAAAGGTCTCCGGAAATCTGCTGATGTTCACGTGTACGGCAACTGTGGAACATATAGATGTTCACGCGCCAAAGAAAGTGGTTGTATGGAAATCATCCGAAAGCATTATCGGTATTATTTGGCATTTGAAAATTCTTTGTGTGTAGATTATGTAACAGAAAAAGGGTTTAAAACATACACTTTTTCTCCATCAACAATCTCAGTGATGAGAGGTGGATCAAATTATTCCCTCTTCTTTCCACCCAGTTCATACATTGATACAAAAGACTTTGAAAGCGCCTTTACATTAGGAAAAACTATCAGTATGAATGCAAGTGTAATGGAAAATACGAAAATTGAACAGTTTTTCTCATGGACAAAATCTCATTCCATAACCCCAAACACGATGGACCACAAGAAATGGTGCGATTTATGTGAACGTATTCATCATGCTGAGAGTCACAAACGTTtgtattcaaatatcaaaaactGGTTAAATGACAATCTAAGACCGGGATGTAAATCTCCAAGCGATTTGAGGTaa